A section of the Euwallacea fornicatus isolate EFF26 chromosome 12, ASM4011564v1, whole genome shotgun sequence genome encodes:
- the Tes gene encoding uncharacterized protein Tes: MSGEIEVSETPNWLNDLEAKRERRLKVRLGHETGAGAPCLKCGDDCPGLDLHFWRKACKICRCSKEEHDVPDDDIYGWAQFQLLGSKPNRVKTKITLPGRKDEVELEWAPKGHKETIDKYLKTLPPEALPVKGSQAAQDRKQLLQKQIPVHDIDPGLCHELNEEEVARMEEYVDHIKSSSVGVGQIVNLSTVIKANLHNISPQEAHIIASKHPKSIPFSEVVNLQSGFAKNLDSLSLNQKPHNQLRASPLPAMQASTISSREDVSRSPYQAMKFKDINHVGYSLNLSSDKSSPQPRYADNLSRKEREGYSIDEKLLQGTSFNPALTPSQFIKGRDEFRRSPVPYTDASFDKNALNSKGSADNEEQTGFENPLFKNRPSACKILPGYLAASNVSSQAENLDPTKPPKSVKDLIYSTYDPSQGPIPEDISGNVGRRPVLPGYEPNLVLNTYKHDPSVIPLQKDSEQVPPLSGAFAKNLTCNPANVSMPLSVHPSAREQPASSLEDHGSVAHNPSLRPLNQSAQRREHEPYLGEAYNTPDPHDRIFNAQQRREQEPRSGEAGELLQNMYNKTVPSMSAQFGDPPFKARKPLANQNPRELHITEDFLEPHSVNIGSIQDLNPDIRKATSAVNPGYQDEDCGTDYSPESIKEILNNIKLPDCHYCKKPFEENEFAVTIDRASVLFHANCFRCAGCNQCLADNIYFYHKETNNVYCGRDYAKIRGYPRCSACDELIFTKEYCLAENNTFHLKHFCCFQCDTPLAGQDYTLEKDKPYCLPCYETSKAAKCSTCEKVIKPHERGCHLNGVHFHAEDECFRCIVCGVPLMGKKLLLKVGKLYCSHDCFNSTGGQRS; this comes from the exons ATGAGTGGAGAAATCGAGGTTTCTGAGACGCCCAACTGGTTGAACGATTTAGAGGCGAAAAGAGAGCGAAGACTGAAAGTTAGATTGGGCCATGAAACCGGCGCCGGGGCACCCTGTCTCAAATGCGGAGATGATTGTCCAG GCCTGGATCTACATTTCTGGAGAAAAGCATGCAAAATATGCCGTTGCTCGAAAGAGGAGCATGATGTTCCCGACGACGACATCTACGGATGGGCCCAGTTTCAGCTATTAGGCAGCAAGCCCAATAGGGTGAAGACCAAAATAA CTTTGCCAGGCAGAAAGGACGAAGTCGAGCTCGAATGGGCTCCAAAGGGACACAAGGAAACCATTGACAAGTACCTGAAGACCTTACCGCCAGAAGCTTTGCCGGTCAAAG gttCTCAGGCAGCCCAAGACCGCAAGCAGCTCCTGCAAAAGCAGATTCCCGTTCACGACATAGATCCAGGTCTTTGCCATGAGTTGAATGAGGAAGAAGTTGCTAGGATGGAAGAGTATGTGGACCATATTAAAAGTAGCTCTGTTGGAGTTGGCCAGATCGTTAATTTGTCCACTGTTATTAAAG CCAATCTCCACAACATCAGTCCTCAGGAGGCCCACATAATAGCCAGTAAACACCCTAAATCCATCCCATTTAGCGAAGTTGTCAATTTGCAAAGCGGTTTCGCCAAGAACCTGGATTCTCTGTCGCTTAATCAGAAGCCTCACAATCAACTTCGCGCCTCACCTTTACCCGCGATGCAGGCATCTACCATTAGCTCCAGGGAGGATGTCAGTAGATCTCCTTATCAGGCTATGAAATTCAAAGACATCAACCACGTGGGATATTCACTAAACTTGAGCTCTGACAAGAGCTCACCGCAACCCCGTTACGCGGACAACTTGTCTAGGAAGGAACGGGAGGGGTACAGTATCGATGAGAAGCTACTGCAAGGGACCAGTTTTAATCCGGCTTTGACTCCTAGTCAGTTTATCAAGGGTCGCGATGAATTTAGACGGTCCCCGGTACCTTATACAGATGCctcatttgataaaaatgcCCTAAATTCTAAAGGTTCAGCTGATAACGAAGAGCAAACCGGATTTGAAAATCCGCTTTTTAAGAATCGCCCTTCGGCGTGCAAGATTCTTCCAGGTTATTTAGCAGCAAGCAATGTTTCATCTCAAGCGGAGAACCTGGACCCAACAAAACCTCCTAAGAGCGTGAAAGACCTGATTTACAGCACTTATGATCCGAGTCAAGGACCAATTCCCGAGGATATATCAGGGAATGTGGGTCGCAGGCCAGTTTTACCAGGTTACGAACCGAATCTTGTATTGAACACGTACAAACACGACCCTAGCGTGATACCATTGCAAAAGGACAGCGAACAGGTGCCGCCGTTATCTGGGGCTTTTGCGAAGAATTTGACGTGCAACCCCGCTAACGTTAGCATGCCTTTGAGCGTGCATCCAAGCGCTCGTGAGCAACCAGCCAGTAGCCTTGAGGATCATGGAAGTGTCGCACATAATCCCAGTCTAAGGCCACTTAACCAAAGCGCACAACGCAGAGAACACGAACCGTACTTGGGTGAAGCATATAACACCCCAGATCCGCACGACCGAATATTTAATGCTCAACAACGCCGAGAGCAGGAGCCTCGTTCCGGTGAGGCAGGAGAGCTACTCCAAAACATGTATAACAAAACTGTTCCGAGCATGAGTGCTCAATTCGGAGATCCCCCTTTCAAGGCTCGTAAACCTCTTGCGAACCAGAATCCAAGAGAATTGCACATTACTGAAGACTTCCTGGAGCCCCACTCTGTGAACATAGGATCTATCCAGGACTTAAATCCAGATATTAGAAAGGCCACATCGGCAGTTAACCCCGGATATCAGGACGAGGATTGCGGGACTGATTATAGTCCCGAAAGCATTAAGGAAATCTTGAACAACATCAAGCTGCCCGATTGCCACTATTGCAAGAAGCCGTTTGAGGAGAACGAGTTCGCAGTAACAATAGACAGGGCCAGCGTTCTCTTCCATGCTAACTGCTTCAGATGCGCCGGCTGCAACCAGTGTTTGGCCGACAACATCTACTTCTACCACAAGGAAACTAACAACGTGTACTGCGGTCGGGACTACGCGAAAATCAGAGGTTACCCCCGCTGTTCTGCCTGCGACGAGCTGATATTCACCAAGGAGTATTGCTTAGCTGAAAACAACACGTTCCACTTGAAGCATTTCTGCTGTTTCCAATGCGACACTCCCTTGGCCGGGCAAGACTACACCTTGGAAAAGGACAAGCCTTACTGCCTGCCCTGCTACGAGACATCGAAGGCTGCCAAGTGCAGCACTTGCGAGAAAGTGATTAAGCCCCACGAGCGCGGGTGCCATCTTAACGGGGTGCACTTTCACGCCGAAGACGAGTGCTTTCGATGCATCGTTTGCGGTGTGCCGTTGATGGGGAAGAAGTTGCTGTTGAAAGTTGGGAAATTGTACTGTTCACACGACTGCTTTAACAGCACGGGAGGTCAGAGGTCGTAG
- the LOC136342699 gene encoding 5-hydroxytryptamine receptor 2B-like produces the protein MMEAIGNISFNNITLHNAPLSDIPWYIALVISVFGAVGNTLVCAAIVVDKNLQTNTNYFLFSLSIADLLVCVLVIPTRIILNVYDLQPSMFPLCVFYLVGDNCLTAASPLHICSISIERYYAIKDPLGATKMTKGKLLRRISLVWAISFLTIVPYLISALLSEYPQKTSYCVTVMNHFPYFQMVLFTEAFVIYVMVAVVLYTFIRTVMILYRLVQQQNDPGNIVRSIANSQDIKGSNSNLRALNTEKRALRVVWIISFAFIVTLVPYAICNTIYIFFHIHVAAEITKTVAYLNYINSVINPILYTVFNEQFRKNFANFIMLKFGSRAVSQGNVISICLR, from the exons ATGATGGAGGCCATTGGCAATATTAGTTTTAATAACATTACACTTCATAACGCACCACTATCGGATATTCCATGGTACATAGCCCTGGTGATCTCAGTGTTCGGAGCCGTAGGGAACACCCTGGTGTGCGCGGCCATAGTAGTGGACAAGAACCTTCAAACCAACACCAACTATTTCTTGTTCAGCTTATCGATAGCAGACTTGCTCGTATGTGTGCTAGTGATTCCAACCAGAATAATCCTGAATGTTTATG atttgcAGCCTTCAATGTTCCCTTTGTGCGTTTTCTACCTAGTGGGAGACAACTGTCTAACTGCCGCTTCCCCGCTGCACATTTGCTCTATCAGCATTGAACGGTACTATGCCATTAAGGACCCGCTGGGAGCGACCAAGATGACCAAAGGCAAGTTGCTGAGACGAATCTCGTTGGTTTGGGCCATATCATTCCTGACAATCGTCCCCTATCTGATTAGCG CTCTTTTGTCGGAATACCCTCAAAAGACCTCTTACTGCGTCACGGTTATGAACCACTTTCCCTACTTTCAAATGGTCCTTTTCACCGAGGCCTTTGTCATTTACGTTATGGTGGCAGTGGTACTTTATACGTTCATCAGAACTGTGATGATTTTGTACAGATTGGTACAACAACAAAACGACCCAGGAAACATTGTGCGGTCCATAGCGAACAGCCAAGACATCAA GGGCAGCAACAGCAATCTTCGGGCCTTAAACACTGAGAAGCGGGCCTTAAGGGTGGTTTGGATCATATCGTTTGCGTTCATAGTTACTTTAGTACCTTACGCGATTTGCAACaccatttacattttctttcatatcCACGTGGCCGCGGAAATCACTAAAACAGTGGCGTATctcaattatattaattcaGTGATAAACCCCATTCTTTACACGGTATTCAATGAGCAATTCAGGAAAAATTTTGCTAACTTTATAATGTTGAAGTTCGGGTCTCGTGCCGTCTCACAAGGAAATGTAATTTCTATTTGCCTGCGCTAA
- the LOC136342520 gene encoding octopamine receptor beta-2R-like isoform X2, with translation MSGNSTWTSNYSVLNHTAATNLTPKHPSLDPFFTLMIVIVGAVGNLLICMAILLDKKLQSVSNYYLLSLSIADFLMSVVIIPIRYMMLYNVLNPSAYFLCHLYLAGDHILLTASTLHICTISLERYFAIKDPLGKVRSSTGSLTVRIILLWLASGVLIATPFGLTIVLYGPKEDGDYHCSNLQYFRTVVILRNLGNEQRRSREGDRNGIIRSVSTITKSSSSSSSRGLLEDTEKRALIVVWLLSFAFIIAVLPLTVMLSIYMIVGELCNNTAEVVLIVAFYTYHTYTVTDPIIYVIFVKRFRDNFKDILLLKFDTFKCCK, from the exons ATGTCGGGAAATAGCACGTGGACTTCGAATTATTCCGTGTTAAATCACACGGCCGCTACTAATTTAACACCGAAGCACCCGTCTCTTGATCCGTTCTTCACCTTGATGATTGTGATAGTGGGAGCGGTAGGAAATCTTCTAATTTGTATGGCGATACTTCTCGACAAGAAGCTTCAATCTGTCAGCAACTACTACCTTCTCAGTCTGTCAATTGCTGACTTTCTCATGAGTGTCGTTATCATCCCCATTAGGTATATGATGCTCTATAACG TGTTAAATCCTTCCGCCTACTTCCTTTGCCACCTGTACCTAGCCGGAGACCACATTCTGCTAACAGCTTCAACCTTGCACATTTGCACCATAAGCCTGGAAAGATACTTTGCCATAAAGGACCCCTTGGGAAAAGTCCGGTCAAGCACTGGCTCGTTAACCGTACGCATCATTTTGCTGTGGTTGGCATCGGGCGTGCTCATCGCAACCCCATTTGGCCTAACAATAG TTCTTTACGGCCCCAAGGAGGACGGCGACTACCACTGTAGTAATTTACAGTATTTTCG AACAGTGGTAATTCTGCGTAATTTGGGCAACGAACAGCGGCGGAGCAGGGAAGGGGACAGAAACGGAATTATTAGGTCGGTTTCGACGATCACCAA gagcagcagcagcagcagcagcagggGTCTACTGGAGGACACGGAAAAACGGGCCCTAATTGTGGTTTGGCTGTTATCGTTCGCGTTCATCATCGCCGTTCTGCCCCTCACCGTCATGTTGTCGATCTACATGATCGTCGGTGAATTGTGCAATAACACGGCCGAAGTAGTGCTAATTGTGGCGTTCTACACGTACCACACCTACACGGTGACCGATCCGATCATTTACGTCATTTTTGTCAAGAGATTCAGGGACAACTTCAAAGACATTTTGCTCCTCAAATTCGACACGTTTAAGTGCTGCAAGTAA
- the LOC136342520 gene encoding 5-hydroxytryptamine receptor 2C-like isoform X1, protein MSGNSTWTSNYSVLNHTAATNLTPKHPSLDPFFTLMIVIVGAVGNLLICMAILLDKKLQSVSNYYLLSLSIADFLMSVVIIPIRYMMLYNVLNPSAYFLCHLYLAGDHILLTASTLHICTISLERYFAIKDPLGKVRSSTGSLTVRIILLWLASGVLIATPFGLTIVLYGPKEDGDYHCSNLQYFRLVTITQAVVILLAVVVVFYTFIRTVVILRNLGNEQRRSREGDRNGIIRSVSTITKSSSSSSSRGLLEDTEKRALIVVWLLSFAFIIAVLPLTVMLSIYMIVGELCNNTAEVVLIVAFYTYHTYTVTDPIIYVIFVKRFRDNFKDILLLKFDTFKCCK, encoded by the exons ATGTCGGGAAATAGCACGTGGACTTCGAATTATTCCGTGTTAAATCACACGGCCGCTACTAATTTAACACCGAAGCACCCGTCTCTTGATCCGTTCTTCACCTTGATGATTGTGATAGTGGGAGCGGTAGGAAATCTTCTAATTTGTATGGCGATACTTCTCGACAAGAAGCTTCAATCTGTCAGCAACTACTACCTTCTCAGTCTGTCAATTGCTGACTTTCTCATGAGTGTCGTTATCATCCCCATTAGGTATATGATGCTCTATAACG TGTTAAATCCTTCCGCCTACTTCCTTTGCCACCTGTACCTAGCCGGAGACCACATTCTGCTAACAGCTTCAACCTTGCACATTTGCACCATAAGCCTGGAAAGATACTTTGCCATAAAGGACCCCTTGGGAAAAGTCCGGTCAAGCACTGGCTCGTTAACCGTACGCATCATTTTGCTGTGGTTGGCATCGGGCGTGCTCATCGCAACCCCATTTGGCCTAACAATAG TTCTTTACGGCCCCAAGGAGGACGGCGACTACCACTGTAGTAATTTACAGTATTTTCGGTTAGTTACCATCACGCAAGCCGTAGTAATATTACTCGCTGTAGTAGTCGTTTTTTATACTTTCATAAGAACAGTGGTAATTCTGCGTAATTTGGGCAACGAACAGCGGCGGAGCAGGGAAGGGGACAGAAACGGAATTATTAGGTCGGTTTCGACGATCACCAA gagcagcagcagcagcagcagcagggGTCTACTGGAGGACACGGAAAAACGGGCCCTAATTGTGGTTTGGCTGTTATCGTTCGCGTTCATCATCGCCGTTCTGCCCCTCACCGTCATGTTGTCGATCTACATGATCGTCGGTGAATTGTGCAATAACACGGCCGAAGTAGTGCTAATTGTGGCGTTCTACACGTACCACACCTACACGGTGACCGATCCGATCATTTACGTCATTTTTGTCAAGAGATTCAGGGACAACTTCAAAGACATTTTGCTCCTCAAATTCGACACGTTTAAGTGCTGCAAGTAA